One window of Candidatus Kapaibacterium sp. genomic DNA carries:
- the rpsB gene encoding 30S ribosomal protein S2, giving the protein MAIVTVEQLVQVGAHFGHLTRRWNPKMRPFIFGERNGIHVIDVRKTQALLEIARSAVVDIAAQGKLVLFVGTKPQAQEIIRREAERCGMPYVTHRWLGGTLTNFSTIRQSIRRLATIDKWEVDGTLEQFTKKERLQLLRERDKLRTLFGGIEQMNRLPGMLYVVDIVREHIAVKEARILGIPTVGIVDTNADPEAVDYPIPANDDSVAAVELFTRIIADAVIEGRHVARQRGKDVEALLEEHEQRTGTAVPRRQLSETGAPTASESGAE; this is encoded by the coding sequence ATGGCGATCGTGACCGTCGAACAGCTCGTCCAAGTAGGAGCCCACTTTGGACATCTGACCCGACGCTGGAACCCAAAGATGCGCCCTTTCATCTTCGGCGAGCGCAATGGGATCCACGTCATCGATGTACGAAAGACGCAGGCGCTGCTGGAGATTGCCCGCTCGGCAGTAGTAGACATCGCAGCCCAAGGGAAGCTCGTTCTCTTCGTTGGGACGAAGCCACAGGCTCAGGAGATTATTCGCCGTGAGGCCGAGCGCTGTGGGATGCCGTATGTTACCCACCGGTGGCTTGGTGGGACGCTGACGAACTTCTCCACGATTCGTCAGAGCATCAGGCGCTTGGCAACGATCGACAAGTGGGAAGTTGACGGTACGCTGGAGCAGTTCACCAAGAAGGAGCGGCTGCAGCTCCTGCGTGAGCGTGATAAACTGCGGACGCTCTTCGGAGGCATTGAGCAGATGAACCGGCTACCGGGGATGCTGTACGTCGTAGACATCGTGCGGGAGCATATCGCCGTCAAGGAGGCCCGTATCCTCGGGATTCCGACGGTGGGCATCGTTGACACCAATGCCGATCCTGAAGCCGTTGACTACCCAATCCCAGCCAATGATGACTCGGTGGCGGCCGTGGAGCTGTTCACACGGATCATTGCTGACGCCGTCATAGAAGGCCGTCATGTGGCACGGCAACGAGGTAAGGACGTCGAGGCCCTGCTGGAGGAGCATGAGCAGAGGACAGGTACTGCTGTGCCACGCCGCCAGCTGAGTGAGACAGGGGCTCCTACGGCGAGTGAGAGTGGAGCAGAGTGA
- the rpsI gene encoding 30S ribosomal protein S9 produces the protein MSRVILATGRRKTAVARVVVTPGSGVITVNGRPFEEYFPLEAHRKDILLPLELTNTLGRFDIRANVSGGGISGQSGAIRLGIARALVEVDEEFRKILRPAGLLTRDPRMVERKKYGQKKARKRFQFSKR, from the coding sequence ATGTCACGGGTTATCCTAGCAACAGGACGTCGGAAGACAGCAGTCGCCCGGGTCGTTGTAACGCCGGGAAGCGGTGTCATCACCGTCAATGGTCGACCCTTCGAGGAGTATTTCCCCTTGGAAGCTCACCGCAAGGACATCCTCCTCCCGCTGGAGCTCACAAATACGCTCGGGCGGTTTGACATCCGAGCGAACGTGAGTGGTGGCGGCATCAGTGGGCAGAGCGGTGCTATCCGTTTGGGGATTGCTCGAGCCCTGGTGGAGGTCGATGAGGAATTCCGCAAAATCCTGCGGCCAGCCGGGCTCCTGACACGCGATCCCCGCATGGTCGAGCGGAAGAAGTACGGCCAGAAGAAGGCACGCAAGCGCTTCCAGTTCTCCAAGCGCTGA
- the rplM gene encoding 50S ribosomal protein L13 — MALQPSGGITKSVRRDEVERRWWVVDAAGQTLGRLASQVARLLRGKHKPYFTPHVDCGDFVIVINAAQVRVEGKRWKYKEYFHYTGYPGGARFEKFTDLLRRKPEKVIEHAVWGMLPKGRLGRRIFRKLKVYAGPEHPHQAQQPQEYKLPYPCD, encoded by the coding sequence ATGGCACTGCAACCTTCCGGTGGGATAACAAAGTCGGTGCGCCGGGATGAAGTAGAACGCCGGTGGTGGGTCGTCGACGCTGCGGGGCAGACGCTGGGGCGCTTGGCATCCCAGGTAGCCCGTTTGCTCCGCGGCAAGCACAAGCCGTACTTTACTCCTCACGTCGACTGTGGGGATTTCGTCATTGTCATCAACGCTGCCCAAGTGCGCGTGGAGGGCAAGCGGTGGAAGTACAAGGAGTACTTCCACTACACAGGCTACCCCGGCGGGGCACGCTTTGAGAAGTTCACCGACCTGCTCCGGCGGAAGCCGGAAAAGGTCATCGAGCATGCCGTGTGGGGAATGCTGCCCAAAGGACGGCTTGGAAGGCGAATCTTTCGGAAGCTGAAGGTCTACGCGGGTCCGGAACATCCCCATCAGGCACAGCAGCCGCAAGAGTATAAGCTCCCGTATCCGTGTGACTAG
- a CDS encoding fibronectin type III domain-containing protein, whose translation MKALAVRFGGITLVLLTIALQWWGCAEEEIAENPPAPPSNLQALSVNDSTVRLKWTASPSESSPDFGFYHLSVYEDATSRLVGTIRLGTRTPVDITGLRTGVIYRFELRSSWRDTTRSDARSTTAAVVRWSPATRYTTLPDGSPIRLYETASRFPSGLDLEGPDGKPRTLTVAQGNEWDLCLDTRPVQGRESWDIGSPGKSSYDITSPRRTLIDTLRIKQQRYLTVDSLNQIFETEAFGGVGMAEVLFNFNNQRRGFIVVLRTQDGNWAKVFVKADAQGNVLQGTSPNRYVELEVSYQKTPNVPYALPRAWEPSGTDGFVPTIHIRTQKKEAVD comes from the coding sequence ATGAAAGCCTTAGCAGTTCGTTTCGGTGGCATCACCTTGGTCCTTCTAACAATAGCGTTGCAGTGGTGGGGATGCGCGGAGGAAGAGATAGCAGAGAATCCCCCAGCACCACCGAGCAACCTACAGGCTCTCTCCGTCAACGATTCCACAGTTCGTCTAAAGTGGACTGCTTCACCTTCGGAGAGCTCGCCTGACTTCGGTTTCTACCACCTCTCCGTCTATGAGGACGCGACGAGCAGGTTGGTCGGGACTATCCGGCTAGGCACTCGGACGCCTGTAGACATCACCGGTCTGCGGACTGGGGTGATCTACCGCTTTGAGCTCCGCTCCTCCTGGAGAGATACGACTCGGAGCGATGCCCGAAGCACTACGGCGGCAGTCGTCCGCTGGTCCCCAGCGACTCGATACACGACGCTCCCCGATGGCAGCCCCATTCGGCTCTACGAGACAGCCTCTAGGTTCCCGAGTGGTCTGGACCTTGAAGGTCCCGACGGCAAGCCGCGGACCCTGACCGTAGCGCAGGGGAATGAGTGGGATCTATGCCTGGACACAAGGCCCGTTCAAGGGAGAGAGTCCTGGGATATCGGTTCTCCGGGAAAGAGCTCGTACGACATCACGAGCCCCCGTCGAACACTGATTGATACCCTCCGAATCAAGCAGCAGCGGTATCTCACGGTGGATAGTCTGAACCAAATCTTTGAGACGGAGGCGTTTGGGGGTGTTGGAATGGCGGAGGTTCTCTTCAACTTCAACAACCAGCGCCGAGGTTTCATCGTGGTCCTGCGGACTCAAGATGGAAACTGGGCCAAGGTCTTCGTGAAGGCTGATGCTCAGGGAAACGTCCTACAAGGGACCTCGCCCAACCGCTACGTCGAGCTGGAGGTCTCCTACCAGAAGACGCCGAATGTCCCGTACGCTCTCCCGCGAGCGTGGGAGCCTTCCGGTACTGATGGGTTCGTTCCGACAATCCACATTCGCACCCAGAAGAAGGAAGCGGTAGACTAA